The window AAAATCATTGTGCAACTAATTAGGATGCATGTTTCAGATTGTGATGTATGATTGATCAGATCATGCTTTGAGACTTTTTAGTTTAAGTTGTAGTGATTGTGTGGTAGACTTGGATTGCATGATAGTGACAAACTGACAACACGATATATTGTCTGCTCCATGTGtgccagagaagaagagagagggaagagCATGTAGAAGCGAGAgaaaaatttttgtatttaggTTTTTAGAATCGTGGCTGTGATACCATGTAGAATGTGTGGCTTAATATTATTGATAGAGAGATTACAGCTATATATACTAAGATACAAGTAGGGTTACTAGGTATTGCTAATGTACATAAATACCCTctatatacatattatacatTCTCTACAGAGCAAAGGTAGACCGTGAAGCTGATGATCAACAAGTTTTGCTTCTGGAGGAAAAAGATGTTGTATCATCTGTTGCCACCGTGCTTTCAGACTTGTGTGGTCCGGGAGAGTGGATGCCTATGGAAAAACTTCATTCTGTGGTTAGTTCTTGCTACAACTTTCTCTGCCTTCTTTTAATACAGCATGTAGCACGATCGAAAAGGCAatctatattttcctttttacaaGATTTCATGTTCATTGGTCTGTATACAAAATCAATAGAAGTCCCTGGGATATTAGACGCATATCAGTCTTAAAAAAGTGATATCAGTGGTAGGATTAACCCACTTAAACCAGTTAGATTTGTGGGAATTAGTATGAAGCTGGGTCCTTAAATCAGTCTTCCAATGGGATTTTTCTACTTGTGTATAAGTCTAGGAAGTATGATAATTACTCCACAGGTTTTGGATAACGAGTTTGTTCTTACTATGAATCAAGCTCTTTGTTATTCAAAGATATTGCTCAAGCATGGTAGTGGGTGGTCTGTGACACTGACAGATATTAAACGAGTATGATAACATATGGCATCACAGTCGGATAAGAAGATACCTGACACAAGAAGACTGGGCTATCCCTGAAGCAAAGGGAAAACCATGGTACGGTTTGCTGATGCTGCTTAGGAAATATCCGGAGCATTTCGTCATCAACACTAGATCTAAGGGAAGAGTTAcccttgaatttgtttctctcgTTTCCCTACTCTCATAATCACCAAGATGattatgttgtttttgttagtGCAGGATGATAGTTACTTGTTAGTGTATCATGTTTTCTGTCTCCACGAAATGAGTCATTATAAGTGGGGTTAGTGGTTTTGTCCTTGGTGACTCGGATTCTctaatctttttgttatttacagCTTTTCAacaccttttctttctttctttctttgctgGTTTCTTTTGGAGATAACttgcagattttgtttttgacgtTAGTTAGTGATATTGAATTATTGATAGTAAGACTAAACGAAAACATATCACAATCCGAAATACTGTGTACATACCAAATCCAGATAAAATTTGTCGGTAGAAAAAAACATGGGAAGATTGATAACCCATACACAATTATTGAAAATCGTTTGGACTTTGACACCACATCAAAAGAGATCATTTTTACTACACTAGAGGGGTTTTTTCAGTACATATAAATTGTTACGCGAGTTAAAAGTTGAATAATGTTTAAATTCAGCATAATGATGCGTCGACATTACTAACCCAAATTACTTGTATACGTTGTTTTGTTTGGCTGGTCACATTGTAACCACTTATTTTGTCAACTGTTAAGATTACGtttaattttcagattttacTGAACACTCACAAATTTACGTTTAGTTTggtgtgatatatatatatgcggcAACTTGAGTAACAACTAACAAGCTTGGTGTTGCTGTACCAACTTGCTTacatgtttatttgtttatgaaATAGCAAAGATGCTTAACTTTATTATACTAATACAAATAAAGAGCTAAGAAGAACTACCTAAGTTGAGACTTGAGATTGAGAACTGCAAAAGTGCAAATATCAATTTATTCCAGGTGATGAACAGTAAATGCATGCCCTAAGAAAGATTTTATCATGAGTCCGTTgaaaacatgtataactttatactatagattttttttgcgATAATTTTTATACTCCTTTCTTTATAAGAGTAGTGGTCCGAGTTGTAAAGATTCCTTttcatataaccaaaactataatataaaagaaagacTAATGcatctcaccaaaaaaaaaaaaaaaaaaaaaaaaaaaNNNNNNNNNNNNNNNNNNNNNNNNNNNNNNNNNNNNNNNNNNNNNNNNNNNNNNNNNNNNNNNNNNNNNNNNNNNNNNNNNNNNNNNNNNNNNNNNNNNNNNNNNNNNNNNNNNNNNNNNNNNNNNNNNNNNNNNNNNNNNNNNNNNNNNNNNNNNNNNNNNNNNNNNNNNNNNNNNNNNNNNNNNNNNNNNNNNNNNNNNNNNNNNNNNNNNNNNNNgtctttacaaaaaaaaaaaaaaaaaaaaaaaaaaaaaaagactaatgcATGATACACGTGAGTGGGGTTGGAGCTCAGAAGTCAgaattattaatatattcaaaacaataataCATATGCTTTACAATCATTTATGGGGTTTGTTTACAGACTCAATTGCTACAACAAGTTTGTTTTGCACAAAACTtatttactactaaattattGGTTCttaatagattgatgttttgtttgttattattatttacaaagattgatgtttttttgttatcaatatcgaattattattattatattaacacaaaaatataaaaatgtaaaagttatttaaaaacaaaaaaaattgtgtgaaAAGACTAAAACAACACTCTTTTATGAATAGAGAAGGAGTAATATTTAGTGTTTAAACTAAGTTTGGTTAAAggtccctttttatttttattaatatcacaTCCAATTTCCAATTTTGAATGATTAAACACCAAACAGATCTGAGAAACAATAGAGAAAGAACGATGCATGGTACGCAAATTCTTTAAATACTATGGCAAAGCTatctagtttatttattttaaataaataatgcgACTAATGGAAAACTGACACTAGTTGActtaaaatattgattcaaattggcataaaaaaatcatgcatcttttttttttttgtcgaagtGATGTTATTAATAAACTTGGTTCCAACCAAGCTAGCATACAAAGTAGAATACTACGCCCAAAAGATGGAAGACTTAAATCGGTGGACTACAAAAATGTCTCCAAAGACAAAGGCTGGAAGAACACAAAATTTCTCCGGAAACTATGTAAAACCAAACATAACATTAGCatttaataacaaaaacgaaAGGAAACAACAATCTTAATCTAAAAGCACAAGCAACCGGCCAAAAGATTTTAAAGGAAACAATAGAACTAAGAGAGTAAAGAACCTCTTCTTCTACCACACAAACGAATGAGATTTACCAAGGATGCCCACAACCAACTCAAGAATAACATCAACCACCTCCTAACACGATGAGAGCCAATCTCTCGAAATCAAGGAACAAGGACTTCATAACACGACAAGCAAGACCACTCAGTTGCGGAAGTGAAAACGACGTTGATACGCCCATGAACGTCAAACTAGAAGTCTTCAAAACGTGAGGAGCGAAGCTTAACTTCTCGAAGAaacatcaatctcataaacaaaACCGACGAAAAAGGAGGAAGCTATCACCCACTATgcacaacaagaagaagaaggaactcTACAAACTTAAGATTCTACTATCTTATTCAAACAAAACGAAACTTCTGCCTAGAAAGGAGCCGAGACATCCCAATCGAAAGCTACTAAATCTGCTCGATACTACTAAGGATCACCATAAAGCTACCATTATCAAGATGAATTGCAGAACCATATAACTAAAGCATAAACGAAAGGGAAGCCACTGATAACATCGGCGAGAAGCGCCAACCACCAATAATGTagggttttgagagagagagagcggcactcaagaaaaaaaaggggttttttttttgtctcaaattcaaactaaaaaaaaaaaaacatcaatgatgtagatatattaaaaaaagataaataattttcattgtcttcttttgattgttattttaattatattttggtctACATGTCCCAACATGAATTATTTCACCAATATatagagtcttcttcttctttcttcttaacaTATTACTTAAGCAGGAACTTTGAATGCTTTTggctatatatacatatatcaaacaCAGAGAACAAGAAAGTGCAACTAATTAACCAATCATTTCGCCATGGATACCAGAGGTACTCTTTCCttgttctatcttttttttttgttaaagaactTGTTTCTATCTTTCTTCATTACATTACATACACACCCgtttattttttggataattacAATTTAAAAGATATTCAaatgtatatgaatatatagTATGAATGCCCTTTCACAGTCGTTTAAGGCGATATTTCTTCTAACACGTTGCAATTCATGTATAGAGCTTTGCAAATAGATGATCAACTCTATAATTGTTTGGAGAACTctgttatgtttcttcttcctacaccatccatggtttttttttttttttttttttttttttttttttttttttttttttttttttNttttttttttttttttttttttttttttttttttttttgtgggttgaGGAAGGCAACACCTCCCGACTTGATctgataaattttgttttgtaaaaaaacttaaaaacagtTTTGTCAAATCTCATTCTTTGAGAGAACAGTATTACACACTGTTTTTCAGTATATCACTTTACAAACGTTCTCTTATCCttcttataataataatgtagTCGTAAACGTATGACAATCCCCCCCCGGTACAAACAATTCTTAGATAAGTCAATCATATTACTTTTCCAAAAAAGTCTTATTAGTTCTATCATGATTgcttgtttttaattaaaatgtatgTTTGTACATTAGATCAATAGAttagtttgtaatttgtattatCAGTATAGtcttaaaatacatatattgtcAAACTTCGAGTCTTACATAATTAGAATTGATATTATTCTCTAtcaaagcatttttttttaataaaaaagttcaggtggtaaaaaggaaaaaaaaaaaaaacaagtaggTTGGtaggtattattattattactgagtagaaaagaagaacaagttGAAAGGGTTTGGTGAATTCGAAAAGTCTTCGCCGCCTTATAATAATACTGTCTGTATACATTAgtagaaagtttaaaaaaaaaaaaacacaaaactcgTTGATCTATTTTTATTCTACTTATAAAACATGGCAGATGCATAGCATTACGCTTCCCGATGAGACGCGAGTTGTAGTTGTTAATAATGCCATGGAGCAATTTTATACTCCACATAATAACGCGAGTTGTAGTTGTTAATAATGCCATGTAGCAATTTTATACTCCACATAATAACGCGAGTTGTAGTTGTTAAAAAATGTCTCTATAAAATGAACGATTATACAAATCCACATATTCCTTGATCAACGGGAACCCTTGGTTTTGTTTCGTCCCCCACACCCGCGTCGTGTATTATCCCATTTCTGACCTTTCAGGGAAAAAtcccatccttttttttttttttttcttcttgtttctggGCGTTGTGGTGAGAATTTTAGTGGGCAACCTttccaacttttgtttttgttcctttGTCCCTTTCCTAGTTTGGTGATACTTTTTTTAAACATCAACGACTCGATTCTTCGTTTTTAATCCGGATTTGcggatttgaaattttagaagaagaaaaaaaaaaccatcccACTTGTACGGATTCTCGTTTTGGGGGATTCGAGTATTGCTATTTGCTGATTTGtgatctctttttttgttttttcttttggctaCTTTCCCCTTTCTGGATCTGATCTGGTGGggtgcctttttttttttttttttggtcaatgggGGCGTTAGATGAGGGACATTTGAAACTAGAGCTTGAGATTGGAATGAAAAATGGCTTCGTTGGGCTTGCTTTCGAGCACCAACCTGAGACGTTAGCTATCCAAGACGCtgtcaaacttcttcttcaaggtctTCATGAAGATGTCAATAGGGAAGGCATCAAAAAGACTCCTTTCCGTGTCGCCAAGGCTCTTCGTGAAGGCACCAGAGGTCAAATCTATCTCCTTTAGCTATATATAACTAACTAACTCTGTTCCTGAGCTATTGATCTAGGTTGTTAGTTTCTCTTCCTTGTGTTGTTTAGCTTGTTACTTTTCTGGATTGGCTTTCTCCTTGGTGCAATAAGTTTGAATGTGGAAAGTATTAATTTTTGTCAGGTTATAAGCAAAAAGTGAAGGATTATGTACAGAGTGCTCTGTTTCCAGAAGCAGGGTTGGATGAAGGAGTTGGACTAGCAGGAGGAGTTGGAGGACTTGTTGTTGTACGAGATCTTGATCATTACTCTTACTGTGAATCTTGCTTGCTCCCTTTTCATTTCAAGTGTCACATAGGCTATGTCCCATCGGGCCAAAGAGTTTTGGGACTGAGCAAGTTCTCTAGAGTCACTGATGTTTTCGCCAAGCGGCTCCAAGACCCTCAGCGTTTGTCTGATGATATTTGCTCAGCCCTCCAACATTGGGTCAAACCAGCTGGAGTCGCTGTTGTTCTCGAATGCTCTCACATTCACTTCCCCAGTTTGGACTTGGACTCTCTGGACTCGTCCAGCCACCGTGGATTTGTGAAGCTGCTCGTTTCCTCGGGCTCAGGAGTTTTCGAGGATGAAAGCTCGAGTCTTTGGAGTGAATTTCTGAGTTTCTTGATGTTCAAAGGCGTCAAAACGCAAGCTTTGTGCAGAAATGGCGGCCCTGTGAAAGAGTGGTGCCCGAGCGTTAAAAGCTCGTCTAAATTCTCACCTAAACAAGACCCTGAAATGGTGTCTGCTGTCGTTTCCATCCTGAAATCATTGGGAGAAGATCCGTTGAGGAAAGAACTCATTGCTACACCATCTCGGTACCTCAAATGGATGATGAACTTTCAAAGAGCCAACCTTGATATGAAGCTGAACGGCTTTAACTCTGCCAAAGTCAACGGCGAGGTCAAAGAGAAGAGGCTTCACTGTGAACTGAACATTCCCTTCTGGTCAATGTGTGAGCATCATTTGCTTCCTTTCTATGGAGTTGTTCATATTGGCTACTTTTGTGCTGAAGGAGCCAACCCCAAGACTATTGGAAGTTCGCTCATCCAGTCGATTGTACACTTTTACGGGTTCAAACTTCAAGTACAAGAGAGGATGACTCGACAGATCGCTGAGACGCTATCTCCTCTTGTTGGCGGGGATGTGATTGTTGTGGCGGAAGCCGGACATACTTGTATGATCTCTAGAGGAATCGAGAAGTTTGGAAGCAGCACTGCAACAATCGCGGTTTTGGGTCGGTTTTCGAATGATAATTCCTCAAGAGCAGTGTTTCTAGACAAGATCCATATAACTAATGCCTTGAAGACAGATTCAAGCTCTCCAATTTGAGATGGTTTCATGTCTGTTTGGTGTCTTTTTTAATGCTTCTATTTGCCTTTTCTTTTGTGTGATACAATAACTTCGAAGTCCCTATAAACTTTGAAGCAAACCCGATGatttctttggtttttgattcttcttcatggCTTCATCTATCTTTATGTTAGTTGTTATATTCTATTAATAACATAGTTTTCTTCAGCTATACTGCTACTGTACTCTGTTTCGGAAAGAGAAATTGAGCTTTTTTACCAGTCCTGTTTATGAATTAAAACGCTTCTCGTTCCAAAAACGGCAGTAAGAGAAAAAGACAGTACTCAGTAACATCAAGATTTGTATGGATTTCCATGAATAATTTTCACCCAGAGACAAAATGTAATGTTATTAGTGGGTAAATGATAAGATCTCTCCCCTATTCGCTATATCCTCCCTCATAATATTATATAGCTTAATGCTAAAGCAATCTACTGATGATGACACAGCAGAatcaaaactgaaccaaacGTCTATCAGAGATCCTTCTTATCGAAAATCTCATTTCCAACAATCCCACTCTCAAAACGATTTAACTCTAAAACCTACACAGTCCTTACTGACTTGAATTGTTCTACTAGGGAAGCCTCTCCCATCTCATGAAGCCAACCATTCATACAGCAACATCTTCCATTCCAGTTGTACCAGGTATTGATGAATCAACCGTCATTGGGATTCTTAACCGAGCAAAGAGTCCCTGCAATGTGATGATCTTTCTGGAATGTCGTCTAAACTAGAATGGAACCACATACGGAAGAGCTAATATATCAGCGGATTCTATTCTAAGAGCCTGGTTCCAAACTTCCGGATTCTCAACAACTGAATTAGTATAATCTGCTCTTTGCTTTTTTAATAATCTCACACCTGACTGACCAAATAACCActcttgttcatcatcatcaacctcaGGCAATTCCTCCCTTTTGGGTACATTCAGCAACTGATCCAAATACTTTAAGTCCGAATGAGGCCGTTTTCTTGCAGATACTTCAACTCTTTCTTTCACTTTCCCTGAAGAAACCGGTGAATGGCATTTGACttcttgagaaaaaaagaaaccgtTGATTTTCTGCTCCTTGACCTCTGGATTAGTCACTATTTCTTGCAGCTCTGAAACAAGCTTTGGATGAGTTTGGCATGCTACAGAGTTTCTTCCGTTTTCCACGGATGCAATAGAAGAACCAACTGGCGTAGGTATCTCGTTTGGCTTAGACCCATTCTCTGCACAAACAATTAAACAACCCGCGCTAAGAGACGAACAGTAATAGTATAAGAAAAACACTTCCCCATATTGCACGAAAACCAAAAATGATCGAAATCAAGATTCCAATAATAACACAGTGAAAATagatatactaatatatagagGAGAACAAATGAGTTATGAGTAAAGAACatgattgaataaaatataaagtaaaaagaacttataaaagaatatatctattcaattttaaaaagaatttaggGGTAGGACTCACCATACAAGAATCCATTTGTCTGAAGATCCTTTCGTTTGCCAAGAATTCCCTCCGCAGTAAGGTTCTTGACGCCCGCCTTTGGATGGTCTGACTCTCTAAAATCCCTAGTATCCACAACGTCATGTTCTCTCCCTTTTAATCTGGGCCCTCCCTCTACAAACTTTGGTTTCTTCAGAACATTTTTGTTCATCacctctgttttcttctctttactaCTTCTATCTGTTATGTTGTTTGGTTCACTTTTCTTTATCTCTCCGTTGATTAATGGCTTATCACTCTTTGTCACACTTTCCCTGCGGTGATTCTTCTCTAGTAGTTCTTTTCTCTTCGCCTGATCTTTTTTCACCACTGATTTAAATATAACTTCAGCTCCTTTCTGATCCATGCAAGATGATACTCGGAGAACCGGACTTTCAGACCTTTTTGCCATAGCAGAGTTCTTATGGGTACTGATTCTCTTTTCATCAACTTTCGTATGGTTGGTTTGAGGCACTGAGTAGAAATTGTTGCTCTCTGTAACTCCAGAAGGAATATCAATCTTTCGTAGACTTTGACTTTCTGTAGCTTCTTCATCTCTGATCCTTCTTGCCAGGTCCTGAATAAACTTAGAATCTCCATTACCATTACTCTGCAAGGTATTTGGTACAAGTTTTTCTTTGTCTCCATTGTTCAGCAAAACACCCGTAGCTTTTCTGTCTTCCAAAGTTCTGCTTTTTTCCTTATCTCTATCCTTGTCTTTCCTATCtttgtgtttctcttttttctccttcCGTTCCTTATGTTTgtctttgcttttttctttatcctttttctcttttccttccttctcttctttatctttcttctccttcttgtgCTTCTTCTCCTTGAGCTTTTCCTGTGGTTGAAGTCCCACGAGAAAAAGAACACACATACATAAGTGAAGATTAGAAGAAAGGCACACAAATAATTAGTTACCTTTACTTGTCAATTCTTGGGTCAACTTAAATGAGTTTTGAGAAGAAACCAGGTGAATCATTATTTTCAAGACGGACAACCTCCAGTACCTAGCTAGTCTGATATACTAATTCTTAAGCTCCTTAAGCTCCTTACTACTCTTCCTAATTATAATTCCTGCAGTTTCTCAAGACACTACTCAAGCAACTACAATTAGTAGATTATTCTCAGATTGGTGAACAAAGGGCATGCTTCTAAATTCCAACAAGGATAGAAAGCCGCATTAGTGGTAGTACTAAGAGAGACTTGACAGTAAACTTCAGGGCATATAGGTAAACCCTAACCTTTACTAATCAATAGGATACAATTATCTAACATCCAAAACCATCAGCTATAGAAACATATATTCACTTCAATAAGGCAACATCTCCGCATCATATGTTAGTCAATGATCCTGCACAGCTTGCTGTGTGCTAGgaaaaaatcataaggaaaactGGGGCAGACCAGAAGCTAATATTGGGGAATTTATGAATCTCCCATGTGAGGTAGTTTAAGTCCATCAGCATTGACGATTCTCATTACAGATATCAATTCCTCTATATCACTACATAAACTGTTTTGGGCTACATTTATCAGAGAAACTAATTCTGAAACAGTCTCAATGTTACTTACTCCTATACTTTATTGGGTCCATAATTTCTAGAAAAACAACACAAGGGAACCCATTAATCCGTTCATTCATCACATTCCTCCAATAGATAAAAGTATTCAAAGAAGAGTCATGATATCCTAAGAGCCTACCTAACTCAAACTTTTGCCAACAAAATCAAGCACGGGACAAGGTTAGAAAAACCAGCAAGGAGATCATGATCTCAAAGGAGGGAGTAGATCCTAAGAGTTAACAAGTGGAACCTTTAATAAAGAGTCTGATTCATCGGTTGTAAACTTCTTGTCATATCCTGGAGGTGGAAATGGGAAGCAACGAGACATGGCACTTATCCGTCAAAACCGTTAAAAGTGGTATACTTTAAAACCACTTCTTTGTTACTTTCGGGCTCCTTTATCCCAAAACCTGACCAGATCAGAATCTATGATCCAGTCCACCATATCAATAAAGAACACTTTGAAGCTCCAAACTTTGACACCTTCAACTTGAAAGATCCTAAATTAATATAGCAATTTTTCCAACTTGGAACCTCAAAGATTTGTGGTTAACCTGagcacaaaatcaaaaaaatcagaacCATTAATATCCGTAACTCGGATTACAAAAAGTTTAGTAGTCAAATATGAGCAGCTGAAAGAAAGCACCTTTTTAATCGGCTAACGAACTTGTGTGGGAAGCCACCAACAAGTTGGCCTCTTTCCGATTGAATGTGAATGATAACCCAATTACGCAAATCAACACACTTATTTCCAATTCAAATCACACAGACCTCAATTAGGGTCTAAATCATCAGGGGGGCGTGATccaatcaaaccctaaaaaaaaaagaatcgcaAAACCAAATCACCTgccaaagagaagagaaattGCCAAGTGCACCAATTGCACACGCAAGAGGTAagtaggaacaaaaaaaaaacgaaatcttGTGGGGGAACTGATAACGCAAAATTAGCTCTCGAAGTATAATAATCAGCGGagatcaaaatttcaaaacttttttgcCAACGGAGACCAAAACACGAaacaattaaggttttttttttcttttctggttttTGTTTCAGCTTATGGatataataatacaaatcaACGGTGTTGTTCTATTTAATACAGCTtcggtttattatttatttttatttattttttgaaaaaaaaaaccatatacacaatcgaaagagagagagaagaagaggaagatctcaaagagaagagaagagagagagaagaagaggaagaagatataaCAACGAAGAAAGTGataaatatctctctctctctctctatcaatGTCCATGTGTTGGCATATGGGTGCGTATATACCTTCTCTttctgtaaatatatatatctgtaatgttcttctctgtctccttttcttttttttaaaaaaaaaaccgcacctttatatatatgggttttttttgtctctagttcgttgaagaaagaagaaggaagctaTACAAAAGCTAAAAGAGTAATAATGATATTAGAAGGTGGGTCTTTCTCTGCAGTGCAATTGATCAACCATACCTATTACTTCACTGCAATCACCAGTTTCATCTCCTTCCATGAGACACTCTACATAAGCCAACACCTCAGCTTTCTCTACAACTCCATTTGAGGTAAGAAGCTCCATTACTAGCTCACGCGCCCGCTCCGTATCTCCTTCCTTCTTCAGACCTTGAATCACTTGGCAGAAGGATTTGAAACTCGGGACATACCCGGATTCGAGAACAAGTGTTATCAGCTCCAGGCATTTTATGTGTTTCTTCTTGCTGCAATATGATTCCATGATGACGTCGACGGCCTTCTCAAGAAATACACCGTTCTTGAGTGTAGTTTGGACTAGATCGTTGGACTCATCCGTTCTTCCCTCTTTGCATAACCGTGTGACCAAGAAAATACATAATCCGCTGGTAGACCCGCCAATTTGTTCCAGCACAGATATGAGTTTGTTTATACATTCAGCATCGGTTTCTCTCAGAGCAATATCTGAAACAGAACTCTCATCTGAAATATGGATACCCTTTTGAGATAAGACATATCCCCGTAATAAATAAGAATAGATACGATCATTTAGTTCATATCCTCTTTCTACCATTGCCCTTACGGTTTCGATAGCACAATCTAGTCTTCCATTATCAACATATCCTTTCACCAAAACAGTATAAGTAACATGGTTTGGTGAAATTCCTGAATCTTGCATAGCAGAAAGAAGCTTCTCTGCTTCCTCGACTCTTCCTAGTTGACAAAGAccgttgatgatgattgtgtaTGGATAGACATTTGGCAAACAACCACTTAACTTCATCAGTTCTAACATCCTGAAGGAACCACTTATATCACCTGATCGAATCAACCCATCAACCAATGTTGTGTAAGTCACCACTGAAGGAACTAAACCAAGCTTATTAATTTTCCCGAACACTGCTAATTCCTCTTTCACTTTACAATCTTTACTGAGCATATCAAGAAGCACATTCAGGGAGTGAGGAGTAGTCAATATTCTCATCTTAACCAATGTCTCCAGGATATACAATGCATTCCGGGTTTCACCGACTTTACAGAAACCATCAATAAGAGTTGTACCTATTACTTCATCTAGGTTTATTGCTTTTCTAAGCATCAAACCTAAGAACGCACTAGCTACATTAGCCTTCCCATGTTTGCAGAGAGCATTGATTATAGCGGTATATGTAAGACAATCAGGCTCAAGATCAAAAGAGTTCATCAAGTTAAGTAGCTTGTAAGCCACAGTCATATGACCTTCTCTACAAAGCCCATCGATCAAAACATTATAGCTCACAATGTCAGGTGACAGACCATTGTCAACCATTCTCTTCATAAGATGCACGGCCT is drawn from Camelina sativa cultivar DH55 chromosome 1, Cs, whole genome shotgun sequence and contains these coding sequences:
- the LOC104732515 gene encoding GTP cyclohydrolase 1 — translated: MDTRDEGHLKLELEIGMKNGFVGLAFEHQPETLAIQDAVKLLLQGLHEDVNREGIKKTPFRVAKALREGTRGYKQKVKDYVQSALFPEAGLDEGVGLAGGVGGLVVVRDLDHYSYCESCLLPFHFKCHIGYVPSGQRVLGLSKFSRVTDVFAKRLQDPQRLSDDICSALQHWVKPAGVAVVLECSHIHFPSLDLDSLDSSSHRGFVKLLVSSGSGVFEDESSSLWSEFLSFLMFKGVKTQALCRNGGPVKEWCPSVKSSSKFSPKQDPEMVSAVVSILKSLGEDPLRKELIATPSRYLKWMMNFQRANLDMKLNGFNSAKVNGEVKEKRLHCELNIPFWSMCEHHLLPFYGVVHIGYFCAEGANPKTIGSSLIQSIVHFYGFKLQVQERMTRQIAETLSPLVGGDVIVVAEAGHTCMISRGIEKFGSSTATIAVLGRFSNDNSSRAVFLDKIHITNALKTDSSSPI
- the LOC109129403 gene encoding LOW QUALITY PROTEIN: uncharacterized protein LOC109129403 (The sequence of the model RefSeq protein was modified relative to this genomic sequence to represent the inferred CDS: deleted 2 bases in 1 codon; substituted 1 base at 1 genomic stop codon), which produces TTFQKDHHIAGTLCSVKNPNDGXFINTWYNWNGRCCCMNGWLHDGRGFPSRTIQVSKDCVGFRVKSF
- the LOC104733015 gene encoding myb-like protein X, with product MSRCFPFPPPGYDKKFTTDESDSLLKEKLKEKKHKKEKKDKEEKEGKEKKDKEKSKDKHKERKEKKEKHKDRKDKDRDKEKSRTLEDRKATGVLLNNGDKEKLVPNTLQSNGNGDSKFIQDLARRIRDEEATESQSLRKIDIPSGVTESNNFYSVPQTNHTKVDEKRISTHKNSAMAKRSESPVLRVSSCMDQKGAEVIFKSVVKKDQAKRKELLEKNHRRESVTKSDKPLINGEIKKSEPNNITDRSSKEKKTEVMNKNVLKKPKFVEGGPRLKGREHDVVDTRDFRESDHPKAGVKNLTAEGILGKRKDLQTNGFLYENGSKPNEIPTPVGSSIASVENGRNSVACQTHPKLVSELQEIVTNPEVKEQKINGFFFSQEVKCHSPVSSGKVKERVEVSARKRPHSDLKYLDQLLNVPKREELPEVDDDEQEWLFGQSGVRLLKKQRADYTNSVVENPEVWNQALRIESADILALPYVVPF